A genome region from Acidimicrobiales bacterium includes the following:
- a CDS encoding adenylate/guanylate cyclase domain-containing protein — translation MGSRVETAADLASYFPRFAVDWARDDPDRTWRADDASLVFVDISGFTALSERLARRGHLGAEELTQTLSTCFADLLVAAYADGGSLVKFGGDALLLLFEGDDHANRAVRSALQMRARLGRSGRIATSVGNIRLRMSAGVHSGVVHLFRVGASHRELLIAGPGPSSVVAMEQTANAGEIVVSSGTAERIPARLVGDATGPGFFLRSRPSISVDASFPPTRDAGVDLRPAIPVALRDHLAGSVEPEHRRVSVAFIRFDGIDAVIENDGPAMAAEVLDELVTDVQAAVDHEGATFLGTDADKDGGKLIVIGGAPRALDDDEGRVLRAMRRVVERERRLPVRIGVHHGHAFVGEVGPSYRRTYTVMGDTVNLAARLMASAAPGEVRATRDVLDLAASEFVTTSLPPFLVKGKSRPVDAVLVGERVRRRTRALTDLPFVGREVERERLRDTLDEMRAGRGGLVDIAGEAGIGKSRLLREFLADAAEVPIVTTFCEAYEATTPYFAVRFLLRGALGLKTATDNAPAVLRAIVSGAAPELLPWLPLIGSVMSVEVAATPESEALDPQFLRDQTVRAVVDLLAAVVSGAQLFVVEDAQWVDDLSAEVLRAIAQRARSRRWLVCLSRRMDDTGYRPGDETTLRLLLDALDDTEARRLLQAAAGAAPGETLLRPDQVDVLVERAGGNPLFVEQLAHAAASGAGEATLSGSLEAVVAAKIDTLPPRDRQALRYAAVLGPMFEAARLAELVAEEGGEARAVAGRLRQFLEPSGTGWLRFRNECYREVAYETLSFRRRKELHAKAGASIEAALEDGTTEGFEILSFHFWHAQQYEKCWRYSRAAAERARDKYANVEAAVLYERALAAGGQIDGDLVPSAAQVYRSLAEVALIGNLYDQAKAALARARAFRKGDAPFLADVCRLETILAANRGQSANAARWVNRGLRLLEGDNRRAAVALRAELRMLRADQLHRANDNRRALAWAEQAIADAKASRNRKALARAYTVADLASARLGRPDAGRRLRAALAIWTELDVKKDEGDVRVVLGATAYWKGEWDEALDQFIRSRDAYTAAGDLVTAGYGTTNVTDILLDQGRGEEVTGLGDVINLWRSVGHPGPVPGALTNMGRAALQRGDVLKARDVFDQARWAAEDLGADTAEYDYWVAECMIREGEARDARTLLEHALRDETKKGGVLLLPRLHRGIGYAHLALGDPDAAAAEFERAVDAARANGSPYEVALGLDALVRVRPSDAAAAERDEVFIRLGVRAAFPPLVQGVAADGGGFAS, via the coding sequence ATGGGTTCTCGTGTAGAGACGGCCGCGGATCTTGCGTCGTACTTTCCGCGTTTCGCCGTCGACTGGGCGCGCGACGACCCGGACCGCACGTGGCGCGCCGACGACGCGTCGCTCGTCTTCGTCGACATCTCCGGCTTCACCGCGCTGTCGGAACGTCTGGCGCGCCGAGGCCACCTCGGTGCCGAGGAACTCACCCAGACGCTGAGCACGTGCTTTGCCGACCTGCTCGTCGCGGCATACGCGGATGGCGGCAGCCTCGTGAAGTTCGGCGGTGACGCGTTGTTGCTGCTCTTCGAGGGCGACGATCACGCCAACCGCGCCGTGCGCAGCGCGCTGCAGATGCGGGCGCGTCTGGGACGCAGCGGCCGTATCGCAACGTCGGTGGGCAACATCCGGCTGCGGATGTCGGCGGGCGTGCACTCCGGCGTGGTGCACCTCTTCCGCGTCGGTGCGTCCCACCGCGAACTGCTGATCGCCGGACCGGGCCCCTCGAGCGTCGTCGCGATGGAGCAGACGGCAAACGCCGGTGAGATCGTCGTCAGCAGCGGCACAGCCGAACGCATCCCGGCGCGGCTCGTGGGCGACGCCACCGGTCCCGGCTTCTTTCTCAGGTCGCGTCCGTCGATCTCGGTGGACGCATCGTTTCCTCCGACGCGCGACGCCGGCGTCGACCTGCGTCCCGCGATCCCCGTCGCGTTGCGCGATCACCTGGCGGGATCGGTGGAGCCGGAGCACCGGCGGGTGTCGGTGGCGTTCATCCGGTTTGACGGCATCGACGCTGTCATCGAGAACGACGGCCCCGCGATGGCGGCTGAAGTGCTCGACGAGCTCGTCACGGATGTGCAGGCGGCGGTCGACCACGAAGGTGCGACCTTCCTCGGCACCGACGCCGACAAGGACGGCGGCAAGCTCATCGTCATCGGCGGCGCCCCGCGCGCCCTCGACGACGACGAAGGCCGCGTGCTGCGAGCGATGCGGCGCGTCGTCGAGCGTGAGCGGCGCCTTCCGGTGCGCATCGGAGTGCACCACGGCCACGCGTTCGTCGGTGAGGTTGGTCCGTCGTACCGACGCACGTACACCGTGATGGGCGACACGGTGAATCTGGCGGCGCGGCTGATGGCGAGCGCGGCGCCGGGTGAGGTGCGCGCGACCAGAGACGTACTCGACCTCGCGGCCTCGGAGTTCGTGACGACGTCGCTGCCCCCGTTCTTGGTGAAGGGCAAGTCGCGCCCCGTCGACGCGGTGCTCGTCGGCGAGCGCGTCCGCCGCCGTACGCGCGCTCTCACCGATCTGCCCTTCGTGGGGCGTGAAGTCGAGCGCGAGCGCCTCCGCGACACGCTCGACGAGATGCGGGCCGGGCGCGGCGGCTTGGTCGACATCGCCGGCGAAGCAGGTATCGGAAAGTCGCGCCTGTTGCGCGAGTTTCTCGCCGACGCTGCGGAGGTGCCCATCGTGACGACGTTCTGCGAGGCGTACGAAGCGACGACGCCGTACTTCGCCGTGCGCTTCTTGCTGCGCGGCGCGCTCGGCCTGAAGACGGCCACCGACAACGCCCCGGCAGTCCTGCGCGCCATCGTCTCCGGAGCGGCCCCGGAGTTGTTGCCGTGGTTGCCTCTCATCGGGTCCGTGATGTCGGTCGAGGTGGCAGCGACGCCCGAATCCGAGGCGCTGGATCCGCAGTTCTTGCGCGATCAGACCGTGCGGGCCGTCGTCGATCTCCTCGCCGCTGTCGTCTCCGGAGCGCAACTCTTCGTCGTCGAGGACGCCCAGTGGGTCGACGACCTGTCGGCCGAAGTCTTGCGCGCCATCGCACAGCGGGCGCGTTCGCGGCGCTGGCTTGTCTGCCTCAGCCGGCGGATGGACGACACCGGTTATCGCCCCGGTGACGAGACGACGCTGCGACTCCTCCTCGACGCCCTCGACGACACCGAGGCGCGTCGCCTGCTCCAGGCGGCGGCCGGTGCCGCGCCGGGCGAGACGTTGCTGCGACCCGACCAGGTCGACGTGCTCGTGGAGCGCGCCGGGGGTAACCCGCTGTTCGTCGAGCAGTTGGCGCACGCGGCGGCCTCCGGTGCAGGGGAAGCCACGTTGTCGGGCAGCCTCGAAGCCGTGGTTGCAGCCAAGATCGACACGTTGCCGCCGCGGGATCGTCAGGCGCTGCGCTACGCGGCGGTGCTCGGGCCGATGTTCGAGGCGGCACGTCTGGCCGAACTCGTCGCCGAAGAAGGCGGCGAGGCCCGTGCGGTGGCGGGACGGCTACGCCAGTTCCTCGAGCCATCCGGCACCGGGTGGCTGCGCTTCCGCAACGAGTGCTACCGCGAGGTCGCATACGAGACGCTGTCGTTTCGCAGGCGCAAGGAGTTGCACGCCAAGGCCGGCGCGTCGATCGAAGCCGCGCTCGAAGACGGCACGACGGAAGGCTTCGAGATCCTGTCGTTCCACTTCTGGCACGCACAGCAGTACGAGAAGTGCTGGCGCTATTCGCGGGCAGCGGCCGAGCGGGCGCGCGACAAATACGCCAACGTCGAAGCGGCGGTGCTGTACGAACGGGCGCTGGCGGCCGGTGGCCAGATCGACGGTGATCTCGTACCGTCGGCGGCGCAGGTGTACCGGTCGTTGGCCGAGGTTGCGCTCATCGGCAACTTGTACGACCAGGCCAAGGCGGCCCTGGCGCGGGCGCGGGCGTTCCGCAAAGGCGACGCTCCGTTCCTGGCCGACGTATGCCGCCTCGAGACGATCCTCGCCGCCAACCGCGGGCAGAGCGCCAACGCGGCGCGGTGGGTGAATCGCGGCCTGCGCCTGCTCGAGGGCGACAACCGGCGGGCGGCCGTCGCGTTGCGCGCCGAACTGCGCATGTTGCGCGCCGATCAGCTTCACCGGGCGAACGACAATCGCCGCGCGCTGGCGTGGGCCGAGCAGGCGATCGCCGACGCCAAGGCGTCGCGCAATCGCAAGGCGCTCGCCCGCGCCTACACCGTCGCCGATCTCGCGTCGGCCCGCTTGGGTCGCCCCGATGCCGGTCGGCGCCTGCGCGCCGCGCTCGCCATCTGGACCGAGCTCGACGTCAAGAAGGACGAGGGTGACGTGCGCGTCGTACTCGGTGCCACCGCGTACTGGAAGGGCGAGTGGGACGAAGCCCTCGACCAGTTCATCCGGAGTCGTGACGCCTACACGGCGGCGGGCGATCTCGTGACGGCGGGCTACGGCACCACGAACGTCACCGACATCCTGCTCGACCAGGGACGCGGCGAAGAGGTGACCGGACTCGGCGACGTCATCAACCTGTGGCGCTCGGTGGGCCACCCCGGTCCGGTCCCGGGGGCGCTGACCAACATGGGGCGCGCCGCCTTGCAGCGCGGCGACGTATTGAAAGCCCGCGACGTATTCGACCAGGCCCGGTGGGCGGCGGAGGACCTTGGTGCCGACACCGCCGAGTATGACTACTGGGTTGCCGAGTGCATGATCCGCGAGGGCGAAGCGCGCGACGCCCGTACCTTGCTCGAGCACGCCCTGCGCGACGAAACGAAGAAGGGCGGCGTCCTGTTGCTACCGCGCCTGCACCGCGGCATCGGCTATGCCCACCTCGCGCTCGGCGATCCCGACGCCGCGGCGGCCGAGTTCGAGCGCGCGGTGGACGCGGCGAGGGCCAACGGTTCACCGTACGAAGTGGCCCTCGGTCTCGACGCGCTGGTGCGCGTACGTCCCTCGGACGCCGCCGCCGCCGAGCGCGACGAGGTGTTCATCCGCCTCGGCGTGCGGGCGGCGTTCCCGCCGCTAGTCCAAGGCGTGGCGGCCGATGGCGGCGGGTTCGCGTCCTGA
- a CDS encoding M20 family metallopeptidase: protein MQLPVLLADLEQLVTVESPSADKDACHRCADAVAQLAGRVLGVAPERIVVEGSPHLRWRFGEAPTRVLLVGHFDTVWPLGALAELPFAVNDGVVTGPGCFDMKAGVVMALHALASLDDLDGAALLLNSDEETGSLTSRALIEDTARGARAALVLEPPHQGALKTARKGVGFYRLDIAGRAAHAGLEPEKGANALVALADAVRGITAAADAPKGTTVTPTTASAGTTRNVVPAQAAVEVDVRGQTQAELERVDAALRALQPTVEGTTFAWSGGINRPPLEPSASASLFARAQRLAADLGLQPLRHVAVGGGSDGNFTAGIGVPTLDGLGADGDGAHARTEHVVAATMLDRTRLLAALVQDLLVG from the coding sequence ATGCAGTTGCCGGTCCTGCTCGCCGACCTCGAGCAGCTCGTGACGGTCGAGTCGCCGTCGGCCGACAAGGACGCCTGCCATCGCTGCGCCGACGCCGTCGCGCAGCTCGCCGGCCGCGTGCTTGGCGTCGCGCCGGAACGCATCGTCGTCGAGGGATCGCCGCACCTGCGCTGGCGCTTTGGCGAGGCACCGACGCGCGTGCTCCTCGTCGGACACTTCGACACCGTGTGGCCGCTCGGCGCGCTCGCTGAATTGCCGTTCGCGGTGAACGACGGTGTGGTGACGGGGCCCGGGTGCTTCGACATGAAGGCAGGCGTCGTCATGGCGCTGCACGCGCTGGCGTCACTCGACGACCTTGACGGCGCCGCACTGCTCCTCAACAGCGACGAGGAGACGGGGTCCCTCACCTCACGGGCGCTGATCGAGGACACGGCGCGCGGGGCACGTGCCGCGCTTGTCCTCGAGCCACCGCACCAGGGGGCGCTGAAGACGGCGCGCAAAGGCGTGGGGTTTTACCGCCTCGACATTGCGGGGCGCGCCGCCCACGCCGGGCTCGAACCGGAGAAGGGCGCCAACGCCCTCGTGGCCCTCGCCGACGCCGTGCGCGGCATCACCGCGGCGGCCGACGCGCCCAAGGGCACGACCGTGACGCCCACGACAGCGAGCGCCGGGACCACGCGCAACGTCGTACCCGCCCAGGCGGCGGTCGAAGTCGACGTGCGTGGTCAGACCCAAGCAGAACTCGAACGCGTCGACGCAGCGCTGCGCGCGCTGCAACCAACGGTCGAGGGCACCACCTTCGCGTGGTCGGGTGGCATCAACCGCCCGCCGCTCGAGCCGTCGGCGTCGGCGTCCCTGTTCGCCCGCGCCCAGCGGCTTGCCGCCGACCTCGGGCTGCAACCGCTGCGCCACGTCGCTGTAGGTGGTGGGAGCGACGGCAACTTCACCGCCGGCATCGGCGTGCCGACCCTCGACGGTCTCGGTGCTGACGGCGACGGCGCCCACGCCCGCACCGAGCACGTCGTGGCCGCGACCATGCTCGACCGCACGCGCCTCCTAGCCGCGCTCGTGCAGGATCTGCTGGTCGGCTAG
- a CDS encoding glucose 1-dehydrogenase, with protein MASLDGMNALVTGGGSGIGLAIAARLAADGATVTICGRSEEKLKRALASLPDGARAVVCDVRDEESVRAAVEHASQGGGLHIAVANAGTGSAAPITTTDLETWNAVLETNLTGVFLTFKHAGAAIARSGGGAMLAISSIAGALTHRYMGPYCVSKAAVEMLVKNTADELGMVGVRVNAVRPGLVPTELSTMLTTNEHLQQDYLEQMPLGRNGTPEEIAEAVRYLCGPEAAWTTGQIISVDGGHTLRRGPDMHGLFEQSVGADAVRSMLQGG; from the coding sequence ATGGCATCGCTCGACGGAATGAACGCACTCGTTACTGGGGGCGGGTCCGGGATTGGCTTGGCTATTGCGGCGCGGTTGGCTGCTGATGGGGCGACGGTCACGATCTGTGGGCGCAGCGAGGAGAAGCTGAAGCGCGCGTTGGCGTCGCTGCCGGACGGGGCGCGCGCGGTTGTGTGTGACGTGCGCGACGAGGAGTCGGTGCGCGCCGCGGTCGAGCACGCGTCGCAGGGCGGCGGACTCCACATCGCAGTGGCCAACGCCGGCACCGGCAGCGCGGCGCCGATCACCACGACGGATCTCGAGACGTGGAACGCGGTGCTCGAGACGAACCTCACGGGCGTCTTCCTCACCTTCAAGCACGCCGGCGCGGCGATCGCCCGCAGCGGCGGCGGCGCCATGCTGGCCATCTCGTCGATCGCCGGCGCGCTGACGCACCGCTACATGGGGCCGTACTGCGTGTCGAAGGCGGCCGTCGAAATGCTGGTCAAGAACACCGCCGACGAACTCGGGATGGTGGGCGTGCGCGTCAACGCCGTGCGGCCCGGCCTCGTGCCCACCGAGTTGTCGACCATGCTGACGACCAACGAGCACCTCCAGCAGGATTACCTGGAGCAGATGCCACTCGGACGCAACGGCACGCCCGAGGAGATCGCCGAAGCCGTGCGCTACCTATGCGGCCCGGAGGCGGCGTGGACGACGGGTCAGATCATCAGCGTCGACGGCGGGCATACGCTGCGACGCGGCCCCGACATGCACGGCTTGTTCGAGCAGTCGGTTGGAGCCGACGCGGTTCGTTCGATGTTGCAGGGAGGGTGA
- a CDS encoding DUF2207 domain-containing protein — translation MRLCKAVAAAALTVALVAVIGGGHADAQSTGFHIARQRIFMDIQRDGSINVVETLDVDYADEAHHGIYQYFNVRFNYDPNPKYERVYKMRHIHVTATDASAHTAISDSGRVKTLKIGDAHKTVTGMHTYVISYRLDGALNGFKDHDELYWNPVGFGWVIPIDTTQVIVRAPDGVQRVGCFTGPEGSTLSCDGAAVASPQEADFTQGVLYPGSGMTIVVALNKGVVDPAGVLPILDEKWSFARAFAVTIGTAGVALALLLLLGGLVVRKLWQTGRDRRTGSGGDDERIPMFDRHGGPVQYRPPDDARPAEVGVLVDERADPLDVTATIIDFGVRGYLSIEETEKKTLFHKADWKLTKTKEDDGSFAEYERRLFEALFDGRSAVSLSDLHNKFASDLHHVQNALYDDTVGRKWFAKRPDRIRATYLAGGIVALIFATLVVIGLAAFTHAALVGVPLVLVALLMIATHHAMPARTGKGSAALDQAMGFRKYMATAEADRMKFAEDENIFAKYLPYAIVFHETAHWAKVFHDIYGDNPPPGMGWYTPYGTWSAFSFGNFASSMSSFAVQTSGTIVSTPSSSGSSGFGGGGFSGGGGGGGGGGGW, via the coding sequence GTGCGGCTCTGTAAGGCGGTCGCCGCGGCCGCGCTGACGGTCGCCTTGGTCGCCGTCATCGGCGGTGGGCACGCCGACGCGCAGAGCACCGGGTTTCACATCGCCCGGCAACGCATCTTCATGGACATCCAGCGCGACGGGAGCATCAACGTCGTGGAGACGCTCGACGTCGACTACGCCGACGAAGCCCACCACGGCATCTACCAGTACTTCAACGTTCGCTTCAACTACGACCCGAACCCGAAGTACGAGCGCGTCTACAAGATGCGCCACATCCATGTGACCGCCACCGACGCGTCGGCGCACACCGCGATCAGCGACTCCGGTCGCGTCAAGACGCTCAAGATCGGCGACGCCCATAAGACCGTCACGGGCATGCACACCTACGTGATCAGTTACCGGCTCGACGGCGCGCTCAACGGCTTCAAGGATCACGACGAGCTGTATTGGAACCCGGTGGGGTTCGGCTGGGTGATACCGATCGACACGACGCAGGTGATCGTGCGGGCGCCCGACGGCGTGCAGCGCGTCGGTTGCTTCACGGGGCCCGAAGGTTCGACGCTGAGCTGCGACGGTGCCGCGGTCGCGTCTCCCCAAGAGGCCGACTTCACCCAGGGCGTGCTGTACCCCGGCAGCGGCATGACGATCGTCGTCGCGCTCAACAAGGGGGTGGTCGATCCCGCCGGCGTGCTGCCGATCCTCGACGAGAAGTGGTCGTTCGCCCGCGCCTTCGCCGTAACGATCGGAACCGCGGGCGTGGCGCTGGCGTTGCTGTTGCTGCTCGGTGGCCTCGTCGTGCGCAAGCTGTGGCAGACCGGCCGCGACCGGCGCACCGGCTCGGGCGGCGACGACGAACGCATCCCGATGTTCGACCGTCACGGCGGCCCGGTGCAGTACCGCCCACCGGACGACGCGCGACCGGCGGAGGTCGGCGTCCTTGTTGACGAGCGCGCCGATCCGCTCGACGTCACCGCGACGATCATCGACTTCGGCGTGCGCGGCTATCTCTCGATCGAGGAGACCGAGAAGAAGACGCTGTTCCACAAGGCCGATTGGAAGCTCACCAAGACGAAGGAGGACGACGGCTCGTTCGCCGAGTACGAGCGCCGCTTGTTCGAGGCGCTTTTCGACGGGCGCAGCGCAGTCAGCCTCTCCGACTTGCACAACAAGTTCGCCTCCGACCTCCACCACGTGCAGAACGCGCTGTACGACGACACGGTCGGCCGCAAGTGGTTCGCCAAACGTCCCGACCGCATCCGCGCGACGTACCTCGCGGGCGGCATCGTCGCGCTGATCTTCGCCACCCTCGTGGTGATCGGACTCGCCGCCTTCACTCACGCCGCGCTCGTCGGCGTGCCGCTCGTCCTCGTGGCGTTGCTGATGATCGCCACCCACCACGCCATGCCGGCGCGCACCGGCAAGGGCAGCGCCGCGCTCGACCAGGCGATGGGTTTCCGCAAGTACATGGCGACGGCCGAGGCCGACCGGATGAAGTTCGCCGAAGACGAGAACATCTTCGCCAAATACCTGCCCTACGCCATCGTGTTCCACGAGACCGCTCACTGGGCGAAGGTCTTCCACGACATCTACGGCGACAACCCGCCGCCCGGCATGGGCTGGTACACGCCCTACGGAACGTGGAGCGCGTTCAGCTTCGGCAACTTCGCGTCGTCGATGTCGAGCTTCGCCGTGCAAACATCGGGAACGATCGTGTCCACCCCATCGTCGTCGGGCAGCAGCGGCTTCGGCGGCGGCGGCTTTAGCGGCGGCGGAGGCGGCGGCGGAGGAGGAGGAGGCTGGTAA
- a CDS encoding LemA family protein, producing MVAVIVVVLLLIFLVAFGVRTFNRLVKNRNSVADAWAGIDVQLTRRADLVPNLVEVVKGYKLHEQQTLESVVAARTQARGAAATGAAEEKVGNAVGSLIAVAEAYPDLKANTNFQSLQNELATLEEDLSFARRYYNGTVRNYNTAQQTFPTVLFARALGFSPAEYFQADLDAKDAPSAAL from the coding sequence ATGGTCGCGGTCATCGTCGTGGTGCTTTTGCTGATCTTCCTTGTCGCGTTCGGGGTCCGCACCTTCAACCGCTTGGTCAAAAACCGCAATTCGGTCGCCGATGCCTGGGCCGGCATCGACGTCCAACTCACCCGGCGGGCGGATCTCGTGCCCAACCTCGTCGAGGTCGTGAAGGGCTACAAGCTGCACGAACAGCAAACGCTCGAGTCCGTCGTGGCCGCCCGCACACAGGCGCGGGGAGCGGCGGCGACCGGGGCGGCGGAAGAGAAGGTTGGCAACGCCGTCGGTTCGCTCATCGCCGTGGCCGAGGCGTATCCGGATCTGAAGGCGAACACGAACTTCCAGTCGCTGCAGAACGAATTGGCGACCCTCGAAGAGGACCTGTCGTTCGCCCGCCGGTACTACAACGGCACCGTGCGCAACTACAACACCGCACAGCAGACGTTCCCCACGGTGCTGTTTGCCCGGGCGCTCGGCTTCAGCCCAGCCGAGTATTTCCAAGCCGACCTCGACGCCAAGGACGCGCCCAGTGCGGCTCTGTAA
- a CDS encoding FtsX-like permease family protein — translation MSAAGRRPVFRWGVRLFKRDWRQQVLVLSLLTFATAAALFCSVVVAAALPTHDGEFGRANGMVRLHVGAPHTDAALATIRQKFGTAEVIGHRDVPIPGAVDTVDFRDQVPGGAFGAPMLRLLSGRYPAASGEIAMTRRAAADFHTALGSTVRFGGGAYRVVGVVENPGKLDDEFAVGTAGDVAAENLIVLVHGNFPHHRGLALEANASYATQIRGASDKQLGAVLVLLLSAILLFLLVLVATASFAVIAHRRQRQLGMLASVGATDAQLRLVMLSNGVAVGVFAAIGGAVVALGLWLGLQPQLEHLVNHRMNVTDFPAWVPLATTALAIAAATAASWWPARSIARVPVVEALSGRPPQPATVHRSVVVALGLLAGGWVAIDAGVNDVKGSANGLLLIPGALAVVVGVLVLSPIAIRTLARAARRAPLPARLALRDLNRYSARSGAALAAIALGLGIASSVVVVTAAAKKHADQGNLSDRQLVFRTQGAVDDDRRTALRSDVEAFARTLGSDARVYQLDLVGNPAVLNPKGGGEGPPAPIDLALEQNAHSFRYVAHVYVATPELLARLGVTPRAGVDVVTSATGKLAIVPTLDRNPHFTFQHYDGPDYSDAPSALITQTGIAKLGPAMVFETDGWFVEAGHHLSAADVRDARTAALDAGLDVEARDTQTGLLAARTIATAVGVLLALALLGMTIGLIRSESGRDDQTLVAAGATSFTRRALSASTSGGLALLGSVLGIGGAYVGLTAVYVDRISDMAHPPIADLSVLLFGLPVMAAAAGWLLSGREPAAIGRHALD, via the coding sequence GTGAGCGCCGCAGGCCGGCGGCCGGTCTTCCGGTGGGGCGTACGCCTGTTCAAGCGTGACTGGCGCCAGCAGGTGCTCGTCTTGTCGCTCCTCACGTTCGCGACCGCGGCCGCGCTGTTCTGCTCGGTCGTCGTCGCCGCCGCGCTGCCGACCCACGACGGTGAATTCGGGCGCGCCAACGGCATGGTCCGCCTGCACGTCGGCGCCCCGCACACGGACGCCGCGCTGGCGACCATTCGCCAGAAGTTCGGCACCGCTGAGGTGATCGGTCACCGCGACGTACCGATCCCCGGTGCGGTCGACACCGTCGACTTTCGCGACCAGGTTCCCGGCGGCGCGTTCGGTGCGCCGATGCTGCGGCTGTTGTCGGGCCGGTATCCGGCGGCGTCGGGCGAGATCGCCATGACGAGACGCGCCGCGGCCGACTTCCACACGGCGCTGGGATCGACCGTTCGGTTCGGTGGCGGCGCCTACCGCGTCGTCGGCGTCGTCGAGAACCCCGGCAAGCTCGATGACGAATTCGCAGTGGGGACGGCTGGGGACGTCGCCGCCGAGAACCTGATCGTGCTGGTGCACGGCAACTTTCCCCACCATCGCGGCCTCGCCCTCGAAGCCAACGCCAGCTACGCGACCCAGATCCGGGGCGCGAGCGACAAGCAACTCGGCGCGGTTCTGGTGCTGCTGCTCTCGGCGATCCTGCTGTTCCTGTTGGTGCTCGTGGCCACCGCCAGCTTCGCCGTCATCGCCCACCGCCGGCAGCGCCAGCTCGGCATGCTGGCCAGCGTCGGCGCCACCGACGCCCAGCTGCGCCTCGTGATGCTCAGCAACGGCGTCGCCGTCGGCGTGTTCGCCGCCATCGGCGGTGCCGTGGTCGCCCTGGGGCTCTGGCTCGGGCTCCAACCGCAGCTCGAACACCTCGTGAACCACCGCATGAACGTCACCGACTTCCCCGCCTGGGTCCCGCTGGCCACGACGGCTCTCGCGATCGCCGCGGCAACGGCGGCGTCGTGGTGGCCGGCGCGGTCGATCGCCCGCGTGCCGGTCGTCGAGGCATTGAGCGGGCGGCCGCCGCAGCCGGCGACTGTGCACCGCTCAGTGGTGGTCGCGCTCGGCCTGCTCGCCGGCGGCTGGGTGGCCATCGATGCCGGCGTCAACGACGTCAAAGGCAGCGCCAACGGGCTGTTGCTGATCCCCGGCGCGCTTGCCGTTGTGGTGGGCGTGCTCGTGCTCAGCCCGATCGCCATCCGCACTCTGGCCCGCGCCGCGCGCCGGGCGCCGTTGCCGGCCCGTCTCGCGCTGCGGGACCTCAATCGGTACTCGGCGCGTTCGGGCGCGGCGCTCGCCGCGATCGCGTTGGGCCTCGGGATTGCGTCCAGCGTCGTGGTCGTCACCGCCGCAGCGAAGAAGCACGCCGACCAGGGCAACCTGTCGGACCGCCAGCTCGTGTTCCGCACGCAAGGCGCCGTCGACGACGATCGCCGCACCGCGCTTCGTTCCGACGTCGAGGCGTTCGCCCGCACGCTCGGATCCGACGCCCGCGTGTATCAACTCGACTTGGTCGGCAATCCGGCGGTGCTTAACCCGAAGGGCGGTGGCGAGGGTCCACCGGCTCCGATCGATCTCGCGCTCGAGCAAAACGCGCACTCGTTCCGGTACGTCGCGCACGTCTACGTGGCGACACCCGAGTTGCTGGCGCGCCTCGGAGTCACCCCACGCGCCGGCGTCGACGTGGTCACGTCGGCAACCGGCAAGCTCGCGATTGTCCCGACGCTTGACCGCAACCCCCACTTCACCTTCCAGCACTACGACGGGCCGGACTATTCGGACGCGCCGTCCGCGCTGATTACGCAGACCGGCATCGCCAAGCTCGGCCCCGCGATGGTGTTCGAAACGGACGGGTGGTTCGTCGAAGCCGGCCACCACCTGTCTGCGGCCGACGTGCGTGACGCCCGCACCGCGGCTCTGGACGCCGGGCTCGACGTGGAAGCCCGCGACACCCAGACCGGTCTGCTGGCGGCGCGCACGATCGCGACGGCGGTGGGCGTGCTCCTCGCGCTGGCGCTGCTCGGCATGACGATCGGCCTCATCCGCAGCGAGTCGGGCCGCGACGACCAGACCCTCGTCGCCGCCGGGGCGACGAGCTTCACCCGGCGAGCGCTCAGCGCGTCGACGTCGGGCGGCCTGGCGCTGCTCGGCAGCGTGCTCGGTATCGGCGGTGCCTACGTCGGTCTCACGGCCGTGTACGTCGACCGCATCTCCGACATGGCGCATCCGCCGATCGCCGACCTGAGCGTGCTGCTGTTCGGACTGCCGGTCATGGCCGCGGCCGCCGGGTGGCTGCTGTCAGGACGCGAACCCGCCGCCATCGGCCGCCACGCCTTGGACTAG